One window of Rasiella rasia genomic DNA carries:
- a CDS encoding SpoIIAA family protein, translating to MIQFIETKKENLIAAKLSGKLNEENLKTIHKQIHRIIDKGHKVDFYFEMEDFEGYTLKGFWEDIKTDAAHIDDYGKMAFVGEKKWQEWAAKATDFFTSSEVKYFDLKDKEQAKIWIAE from the coding sequence ATGATACAATTTATAGAAACAAAAAAAGAAAACCTTATTGCCGCAAAGCTTTCGGGCAAATTGAACGAAGAAAATTTAAAGACCATTCACAAACAAATCCATAGAATCATCGACAAGGGTCACAAAGTGGACTTTTATTTTGAAATGGAAGATTTTGAAGGCTATACTCTAAAAGGTTTTTGGGAAGACATAAAAACAGATGCCGCACATATCGATGACTATGGAAAAATGGCGTTTGTCGGCGAAAAGAAATGGCAAGAATGGGCTGCGAAAGCCACCGATTTCTTCACAAGCTCGGAAGTAAAATACTTCGATTTAAAAGATAAAGAACAAGCAAAAATTTGGATAGCAGAATAG
- a CDS encoding DUF6660 family protein has protein sequence MPCSDSANNESDSQVTVIDFDGEHDQDCELCSPFCQCHCCHVHTINFGLVAFEPLQPTIPHEFFVHFDNLGKDIPLSLLQPPQV, from the coding sequence GTGCCTTGCAGCGACTCGGCGAATAACGAAAGTGATTCCCAAGTTACGGTAATCGACTTTGATGGCGAACACGACCAAGATTGCGAGTTATGCTCGCCTTTCTGCCAATGTCATTGCTGCCACGTTCACACCATAAATTTTGGGCTTGTTGCTTTTGAACCGTTACAGCCTACAATTCCACACGAATTTTTTGTCCATTTTGATAATCTCGGCAAAGATATTCCCCTTTCCCTTTTACAGCCCCCACAGGTATAA
- a CDS encoding Fur family transcriptional regulator encodes MKEIEKTLENKSVRPTAMRILIYKYMAEKEIAVALTDIENAFAKADRTTLYRTLKTFEEKGIVHQIDDGTNISKYALCEPGCNCEIEQDLHLHFHCNNCDETVCLTEHKIPQVNLPDGYVAEDANLVIKGICEKCSGQ; translated from the coding sequence ATGAAAGAAATAGAAAAAACATTGGAAAACAAAAGTGTGCGTCCTACGGCAATGCGCATTTTGATTTATAAGTATATGGCCGAGAAAGAAATTGCAGTTGCATTAACGGACATTGAGAACGCTTTCGCGAAAGCGGACAGAACTACACTCTATCGAACCTTAAAAACTTTTGAAGAAAAAGGAATCGTGCACCAAATAGACGATGGCACTAATATTTCAAAATATGCGCTTTGTGAACCTGGGTGCAATTGTGAGATTGAACAGGATTTACACCTGCATTTTCATTGCAACAACTGCGATGAAACCGTATGTCTCACAGAACATAAGATTCCGCAGGTTAATCTACCCGATGGGTATGTGGCTGAGGATGCAAACTTGGTCATAAAAGGAATTTGCGAAAAGTGTAGTGGGCAATAA
- a CDS encoding efflux RND transporter periplasmic adaptor subunit: MKNLSKCTIIGLLTMLLALTSCGDSKSESAENNEGNPVTEEAHTEGEAEEVMLTAKQFDALQMQIDTLQIRNMSGYVEANGQLEVPPQNEASITTVVGANVVSIEVIEGEKVNKGQTVAYLSHPNIIQKQTDYLNAYSNSQFLKKKFERQKTLYDAGVGSGANFQKAEAEYQASRSMAKGLEAQLQQLNVSASGVRNGTIYQRVALRSPIEGFVQKVEVKTGQYVEPQTDLMEIVDTHHVHADLMVFEKDVYKVKEGQKVTFNVQSIPGKELTAEIYSVGKTFEQNPKAIHVHAEIENKEGNLIPGMYIQGRIQTDNNKTLAIPESAIASDGNRFFVFVVEKEGDDWSFTPNEITRGAQDGDWFPIDFLTEQKSNAKYAFNNAYYLMAEMKKGEAEHSH, from the coding sequence ATGAAAAATCTATCAAAATGTACAATCATAGGATTATTGACGATGCTCTTAGCGTTGACCTCTTGTGGTGATTCTAAATCAGAGTCAGCTGAAAACAATGAAGGAAATCCTGTAACGGAAGAAGCCCACACAGAAGGCGAAGCTGAAGAAGTGATGCTCACTGCCAAACAATTCGACGCCCTGCAAATGCAAATCGATACCCTACAAATTAGAAATATGAGCGGGTATGTGGAAGCGAACGGTCAACTGGAAGTCCCACCACAGAATGAAGCATCCATTACAACAGTGGTTGGTGCAAACGTGGTTTCCATTGAAGTTATCGAAGGCGAAAAGGTCAATAAAGGGCAAACAGTCGCTTACCTCTCGCATCCCAACATCATTCAGAAACAGACCGATTACCTCAATGCATACAGTAACAGTCAATTTCTTAAGAAGAAATTTGAACGACAAAAAACCCTCTACGATGCAGGGGTAGGAAGTGGTGCTAATTTTCAAAAGGCAGAAGCCGAATACCAAGCATCCCGAAGTATGGCAAAAGGTCTTGAAGCCCAACTGCAACAACTAAACGTTAGTGCATCAGGCGTAAGGAACGGAACGATTTACCAGCGTGTCGCGCTGCGAAGTCCCATCGAAGGATTTGTACAAAAGGTAGAAGTCAAAACAGGGCAGTATGTAGAACCCCAGACCGACCTAATGGAAATCGTAGACACCCACCACGTTCACGCAGATTTGATGGTCTTTGAAAAAGATGTCTATAAAGTCAAGGAAGGTCAGAAAGTGACTTTCAATGTTCAATCTATTCCTGGGAAGGAACTGACCGCTGAAATCTATTCCGTAGGCAAGACTTTTGAGCAGAACCCGAAAGCAATACACGTTCACGCAGAAATTGAGAACAAAGAAGGCAACCTGATACCCGGAATGTACATTCAGGGACGCATACAAACGGACAATAATAAGACGTTGGCGATACCCGAAAGTGCTATAGCCTCTGATGGCAACCGATTTTTTGTGTTTGTGGTTGAAAAGGAAGGCGATGACTGGTCTTTTACACCTAATGAAATCACTAGAGGGGCTCAAGATGGGGATTGGTTTCCCATTGATTTTCTAACAGAACAAAAATCGAATGCAAAATACGCTTTTAATAATGCTTACTATTTAATGGCTGAAATGAAAAAAGGCGAAGCGGAACATAGTCACTAA
- a CDS encoding CusA/CzcA family heavy metal efflux RND transporter — protein sequence MINKIIDFSINNKFIIGLLTLALIGAGIYSMTQVPIDAVPDITNNQVQVITQSPNLGTEDIEQFVTYPVEVAMSNLPNVKEIRSVSRFGLSVVTIVFDDDVGTYLPRQLVAEKLTEVQEQIPMGFGEPSMGPISTGLGEIYQYTLEVDEEHQGEYTATELRTIQDWIVRRQMAMVTGVVEVNAFGGNKKQYEVAVDPDELRAIGITISEVFSALENNNQNTGGAYIERNHQANFIRGEGLARTVSDIENMVVKTVNGIPIKIKDVGNVSIGSAVRYGALTKDGKGEAVGGMILMLKGANSNEVIENVTQRMEQIQQSLPDGVSIKPFLDRSELIAETTGTVTGNLLEGGLIVIFVLVLLLGNWRGGLIVASTIPLSLLFAFILMNAFDVWANLMSLGAIDFGIIVDGAVIIVESTVFLMYSYVVKKKAVDSETRDKIAAKSSKKMMNAAFFGQLIILIVFLPILALEGVEGKMFQPMALTFIFAMIGAMLLCLTYVPMISALFLRPPKSEKKSYGDKFVHWIERKYEPLLTKSLTKGKMVIGIAIALFAVAIFAFTRMGGEFIPQLDEGDIAFHAILKPGSSLSETIETTTKIERIVKVEFPEVETIISRIGVADVPTDPMPMDIADVFVILKPSDEWTSAESKDELVEKMKEAISIVPGVNYEFTQPIEMRFNELLTGVREDVAIKLFGEDLDILASKAEEMGKIIATVPGVADMKVEATDGLPQITIDYNRNKLAQYGLEINQLNSVVQAAFAGGKAGVIFEGEKRFDLVVRLQKENRESINDIQNLFINLPNGSQIPLREIANVSYEPGPMQISRDNTNRRTYVGINIRDRDVKSVVEEIQDKLETQFELPPGYYIRYGGAFENLERASTRLQTVVPIALLLIFILIYFALKSFPQTLMIYLAIPMATIGGVFALWLRDMPFSISAGVGFIVLFGVAVLNGLVMISGLNELKEEGVTDLRQRIIEGTKRRIRPIMLTALTDILGFLPMAISASAGAEVQRPLATVVIGGLLTSTLLTLFILPIFYQWVEKRSERKMRFNPKFVTATAVICLLFSSSFVEAQQVQQNNPLPVISLEKAVAISKENYPLLKTKQLEIQRQTALKGTAYDFGNTQVFTGGEEISDGQGIYTLVGLGQQNINLFGIGAKKRLQKQRIALAETALDLSELQVEQEVKKAWSQAYQQRQKFELYQELDSIYSQFEKAIALNYEVEAISRLEYSSATNQALQIRNKLQQAESDYAIALQKLNLWLVSDVFYTVPKSLDESEVAVLGIPTSVENHPELKLSQRQIDEAEANYDAARSDLLPKLNLQGGLQRVNGNSGFYSYQAGISIPLFSGTERSQAKAAKIDSEIARTNADYTQRQLQSEFQQAVQSYKKWEASWQFYRDKALPLAEEQRKGALLAYKEGAVDYAAFTQIIRDAINTEMDALDALDNYLKSVFELKYFKQ from the coding sequence ATGATTAATAAAATCATTGATTTTTCAATCAATAACAAATTTATTATTGGTCTGCTCACGCTTGCATTAATTGGTGCCGGCATTTACAGTATGACCCAAGTTCCTATTGATGCCGTGCCAGATATTACCAATAATCAGGTACAGGTCATTACACAATCGCCCAATTTGGGGACAGAGGATATCGAGCAATTTGTAACCTATCCTGTCGAGGTGGCTATGAGTAACCTGCCCAATGTCAAGGAAATCCGTTCGGTTTCCCGCTTTGGTCTTTCTGTTGTAACTATTGTCTTCGACGATGATGTAGGAACATATTTACCCAGACAACTTGTTGCAGAAAAACTGACAGAGGTACAGGAACAAATCCCGATGGGTTTTGGCGAACCGTCTATGGGGCCCATTTCAACGGGACTGGGCGAAATCTACCAATATACCCTTGAAGTCGATGAAGAACACCAAGGTGAATACACAGCAACAGAACTACGAACCATTCAGGATTGGATAGTTCGCAGACAAATGGCAATGGTTACTGGCGTTGTGGAAGTGAATGCTTTTGGCGGAAATAAAAAACAATACGAAGTAGCGGTTGACCCTGACGAACTTCGTGCCATCGGAATTACAATATCTGAAGTGTTTTCAGCTTTGGAAAATAATAATCAGAATACGGGCGGTGCCTATATCGAGCGAAATCATCAAGCTAATTTTATACGTGGTGAAGGTCTTGCCAGAACCGTTTCGGATATCGAAAATATGGTCGTAAAAACGGTCAACGGTATTCCTATAAAAATCAAAGATGTAGGGAACGTGAGTATAGGAAGTGCCGTACGTTACGGTGCGCTGACCAAAGATGGCAAGGGCGAAGCTGTGGGTGGAATGATTTTGATGCTGAAAGGCGCAAATTCCAACGAAGTCATCGAAAACGTGACGCAACGGATGGAACAAATTCAGCAATCCCTTCCGGATGGGGTTAGCATCAAACCTTTCCTCGACCGTAGTGAACTAATTGCGGAAACTACGGGAACAGTAACCGGAAACCTATTGGAAGGTGGCTTAATCGTAATCTTTGTTTTGGTTTTACTCTTAGGGAATTGGCGCGGTGGTCTTATCGTTGCATCTACTATCCCCCTATCGCTACTGTTCGCGTTCATACTGATGAACGCTTTTGACGTGTGGGCGAACCTGATGAGTTTGGGTGCGATTGACTTCGGTATTATCGTAGATGGTGCGGTCATCATTGTGGAAAGCACCGTTTTCTTGATGTACTCTTATGTAGTCAAAAAGAAGGCCGTGGATTCGGAAACGCGGGATAAAATTGCGGCGAAGTCATCTAAAAAAATGATGAATGCCGCCTTCTTTGGTCAGCTAATCATTCTTATTGTTTTCCTTCCTATTCTGGCGCTCGAAGGTGTTGAAGGTAAGATGTTTCAGCCTATGGCTTTAACTTTCATCTTTGCTATGATTGGTGCAATGTTACTTTGCTTGACTTATGTTCCAATGATTTCCGCATTATTCCTTAGACCGCCGAAATCTGAAAAGAAATCGTATGGCGATAAATTCGTGCATTGGATTGAAAGAAAATATGAACCGCTATTGACCAAATCGCTCACTAAAGGGAAGATGGTTATAGGTATCGCTATTGCTCTTTTTGCAGTTGCCATTTTTGCCTTTACCAGAATGGGCGGCGAATTCATCCCACAGCTGGATGAAGGCGATATTGCGTTTCACGCTATTCTAAAACCCGGAAGTTCCCTTTCGGAAACTATAGAAACAACTACGAAAATAGAGCGAATAGTTAAAGTGGAATTTCCAGAAGTAGAAACTATCATCAGCCGTATTGGTGTGGCCGATGTGCCTACCGACCCTATGCCAATGGACATTGCGGATGTATTTGTCATTTTAAAACCAAGTGATGAATGGACATCTGCCGAGAGCAAAGATGAATTGGTCGAAAAAATGAAGGAAGCCATAAGCATAGTTCCCGGTGTCAATTATGAATTTACCCAACCCATAGAAATGCGTTTTAACGAACTACTTACGGGTGTACGTGAAGATGTTGCCATTAAACTGTTTGGGGAAGATTTGGACATTCTGGCAAGCAAGGCGGAAGAAATGGGCAAAATCATTGCGACCGTTCCGGGTGTAGCGGATATGAAAGTAGAGGCAACTGACGGATTACCTCAAATAACCATTGATTACAACCGCAATAAACTGGCACAATATGGGCTTGAAATCAACCAGCTCAATAGTGTGGTACAGGCTGCTTTTGCAGGTGGTAAGGCAGGTGTGATATTCGAGGGTGAAAAGCGATTTGACTTGGTGGTTAGACTGCAAAAAGAAAACCGAGAAAGCATTAATGATATCCAAAACCTATTTATCAATTTGCCCAATGGCTCACAAATTCCGCTAAGGGAAATTGCGAATGTGAGCTACGAACCTGGACCGATGCAAATAAGCAGGGACAATACAAACAGACGAACGTATGTAGGTATCAATATCCGTGACCGTGATGTTAAATCGGTAGTCGAAGAAATTCAGGATAAATTGGAAACCCAATTTGAATTACCCCCTGGATATTACATTCGTTATGGTGGTGCTTTTGAAAACCTTGAACGCGCCAGCACTAGATTACAGACCGTTGTCCCGATTGCTTTATTGCTAATTTTCATTTTGATTTATTTCGCTTTAAAATCCTTTCCGCAGACCTTGATGATATATTTAGCCATCCCGATGGCTACCATAGGCGGTGTATTCGCGCTATGGCTCAGGGATATGCCATTTAGCATTTCCGCAGGGGTCGGTTTTATCGTGCTCTTTGGTGTGGCGGTACTGAATGGATTGGTAATGATAAGCGGATTGAACGAACTGAAGGAAGAAGGTGTTACCGACTTGAGACAGCGAATTATAGAAGGTACTAAACGTAGAATTCGTCCTATTATGCTTACTGCCTTAACCGATATCCTTGGTTTCCTGCCTATGGCCATTTCAGCATCCGCAGGGGCTGAAGTGCAACGACCCTTGGCAACCGTGGTCATTGGTGGATTGCTAACTTCAACGCTCTTAACACTTTTTATCCTTCCTATTTTTTATCAGTGGGTCGAGAAACGTTCGGAACGTAAGATGAGATTCAATCCAAAATTTGTTACGGCAACTGCGGTAATCTGCTTGCTGTTCTCCTCCTCTTTCGTTGAGGCACAACAGGTGCAGCAGAATAATCCCCTGCCGGTAATATCATTGGAAAAAGCGGTAGCAATTTCTAAGGAAAACTATCCGCTCTTGAAAACGAAACAGTTGGAAATACAAAGGCAAACTGCTCTCAAAGGCACAGCTTACGATTTTGGAAACACCCAAGTGTTTACTGGTGGCGAGGAAATATCGGATGGTCAGGGTATTTATACATTGGTTGGTTTAGGGCAACAGAATATCAACTTATTCGGCATCGGTGCGAAAAAGCGTCTGCAAAAGCAACGTATCGCTTTGGCCGAAACAGCTCTTGACCTTTCTGAACTTCAAGTGGAACAGGAAGTTAAAAAAGCGTGGTCACAAGCTTATCAACAACGGCAGAAATTTGAATTGTACCAAGAACTGGATTCTATCTATTCACAATTTGAAAAAGCCATTGCGCTCAATTATGAGGTAGAAGCCATTTCACGCTTGGAATATTCATCAGCTACAAATCAGGCATTGCAAATCCGCAACAAATTGCAACAGGCCGAAAGCGATTACGCCATTGCCCTTCAAAAACTCAACCTATGGCTGGTCTCGGACGTTTTTTATACGGTTCCAAAATCGCTTGATGAAAGTGAAGTTGCCGTATTGGGCATACCCACATCAGTAGAAAATCATCCCGAACTGAAGCTTTCGCAAAGACAAATTGATGAGGCTGAGGCAAATTATGATGCGGCCCGTTCGGACTTGCTTCCTAAGTTAAATCTTCAGGGCGGACTTCAAAGAGTGAACGGCAATAGCGGGTTTTACAGCTATCAAGCTGGTATTTCCATTCCTTTATTTTCTGGAACGGAACGTAGCCAAGCGAAGGCCGCTAAAATCGATAGCGAAATCGCAAGGACTAATGCTGATTATACACAACGCCAATTGCAATCCGAATTTCAGCAGGCGGTACAATCCTATAAAAAATGGGAAGCATCCTGGCAATTTTATAGAGATAAAGCCTTGCCGCTTGCTGAAGAGCAACGCAAAGGTGCGCTGCTTGCCTACAAGGAAGGCGCGGTGGACTATGCGGCATTCACACAAATCATACGGGATGCCATAAATACCGAAATGGATGCGCTGGACGCACTCGACAATTATCTAAAATCAGTTTTCGAACTAAAATATTTTAAACAATAA